The region GGAATTTCTCTGGATTTTCCGTTTTGCCCCATCACAACAACAAGCGCCATAACCAACCAACCAACCAACCGTGCCAGCTGCGGAAaacagccaccaccaccaccaccaccaccgtcgtcatCACCAATGCTGTGTAAACTGGTCCCGTTGCCGCGGAAGAAAAAACCCGGTTCGGTCCCGGTTTACCTCAACGTCTATGATCTCACCCCGATTAATGGGTATGCGTATTGGTTAGGCCTCGGAGTTTATCATTCTGGTGTTCAAGGTatacccttttttttttttcttgcttcCCCTTTTGAAAAAGATCAAATTTTGGGTGATTTGGTATTGCCAATTTCAGTGCCATATGAATAATATTTGATTAATttgaattataatttttaattgattgATTCAGATCTTTGGTAGAAAAGCTGAATCCTTTTTCATCTGTAATATAAAATcttcaaaaattacaaaatgGGTTATGTTTAAACCCAAAAAGCTTCAGGCTTGTTGAATGATAAGTGTGAAGCCATTTCTGATCTTATACCAAGCTGTTTTAAGCTTTTTTGTGGAGCTGTTGGTTATTGAATCAAAGGATTTTCTTTGCTTTGAATCTGTTGGGGGGTTAAGTTTCCTGGGTACTGACTTGAATTTTAGCTTAATTATTGTAATTCTAGTTGAGCTGGATTTTCAATTAGGAAAATTTTCACTGAATCCACACCAATGTAGATGTAATGTCTAAGAGTTTGGTTTTCACTTTCTATGAATTCGGAGGGGgtagctcacatggttgagTTAAGGGTAATTGCAGGTGAAGGGTCAGAGTTCGAAATTCGAATCCTGAGGAgggataatttgtactaatttactaacaactatgAATTCATTATATTCACCATTTAAACATACCAATACCTTTTTCTTTTAATGTTTTTCTGAGTTTTGAATACTTAATATGGTTATGATAACTTCAGTTTTGTTTTGCAGTTCATGGGGTTGAGTATGGATTTGGAGCGCATGAACGTAGCACGACTGGGATTTTTGAAGTGGAACCTGGACACTGTCCTGGATTCACCTTTAGAAAATCAGTTTACATTGGATCAACTGATCTCGGTGCGAAGGATGTCCGGGCACTCATGGAGAAGCTAGCTGCGGAATATCCTGGCAACACCTACCATCTTATACAAAAAAATTGCAACCACTTCTGCAATGATGTTTGCAACAAATTAACTGGAAAGTCAATCCCTCGATGGGTTAATCGACTTGCACGACTTGGTAAGTGATACATTAAAGTGTTTTGTGATTAGTTATTGTCTTTCATCCTGTTTGTATGAGATGGTTTTTCACTCTGGTATATATAAAGGTTCTAAAAATGATGTTTGGGTTGGTAGATGATTTCAATTGAATAGTTTTCTGAATTAAAAGAACACAAAAATTGTTTACATTGTTTTAAATTGGGGTTGCCGTTGTGTCATAATCTTTGAAATTATGGGAAATTGCGGACACATGAGGTTGACGCTGCCATTACAATCACGATACggttgtggggggggggggggacccTAAAAACCTTGATATTGCGAACCACAAGGAAGTCAAAGCGTGTTATGGCAAAATGCTGTGACAGTGGCCATGGATGAACAATGCCAAAATGAATAATGGTTGCTGCAACCTTCAGAAGACCAGTTTTCTTCAATCCCCCCTCCCCACCCCCTCTCATTAGATCTGTTCTCAGGACTTCACTGGTGCTATTTTTCTTACCTGTGTTTGCTTCCTGCTCCACCAAATCAAATGATATTGTCTTTTTGGGTTTGTGCTGCTGCTTTGCTAACAGAATTCTTTATGCCTTGTGGAGACTACATCTCCGACCCTCAATTGAGGAAATGGCAGTATCAGGATGAGTTAAGTATTGAGTTTGCTGTTATTGAAAACTTTTGTCAGGGAAGGGGTGATCTTAGGCGATTGGAGGTGAGCTTATTGGTGGGTCTTAGCAATATATGGTTTCAGGCTGTGGTGGTATATCATGGAGCATGTAATGTGAAATTTAACATGAGGGATCTTCCTTTTTTTGGGTTCTTGTAATGTTGAATTTAACATTCCAAGGCAATGCTAACTGACTTTAAGGGGGTACCCGATCATACACTAAAATGTTTGTGTTTTATTGTTTTTAGACTTGATGTTCTGAGAACAATTATTAAAACGTCTAGCAAGAAAACAACTAACCAGACAGGTTAATTTTGTTCTATACACAAAAGAATAGCTTTTCAAAACAATAGTCAAACAAGCCCTAAATCTCTGTCCGTCTCTGTTATGATACAGTTTTTCCCTTTTAATATGTTCTTGTTATGTCATGTTTCACATGCAAAAAAATTATGTTCCTGTGCTGATTCTTGTGAGAAGGATAAACGAAAAACAACTAAGAAGCATGTCATGACTTCTAATGGTATGTTCTGCTTCTCAATGTGAAGGTTTTCTCTGCAACTGTGTTCTTCCGCCCAGCCTGAACGAAAAGAAGGTTGGACCAGCGGCATTGACCAACAGGATTCCGGAAGAAGGAAAGAATAAGATGAGAAGCCAGTCCACAAGGCATGAGGCTTCCTCCAATCCTCCATTGTCAGCTAGCCGAAGACGTTGTCTTTCTCCACCTTCATCTGTAATTAATGGTTCTGCATCCTCAACCTTAACAGTAAAGTAGAGCATTTAAAAGAAGCCAGTTTCTGAAATATAGGCTGTTAGAATTATATAATGTAAGAACATCAGATGAGAAggggaaaaaaaaactttctcaTCTGCTCCATTTTTCTGTTTAGCTGTATATCTTTAAATATGTGGCAATGGCTAAAATGGAATGGTTGCTTTATCTCTTCtttttagtgtgtgtttgggttAAAGTTTGCGACAGAGTCTATGTAACATGAGGTTAGGAAACTGAGTTTGGTCAAAAGTGGTTTATTGTAacttgatttatgtttggatattttttattctaaattaGGTTTACAAAATGAACCTCGTCTGGATGATATAAGTTAATAGTATTTTTATGTGAGTAAATGCTAAAAATTGACAACTTTCAAGCCGGACATAGGTTGGattgaaattgatttttttttgttacaagaggaaagctGATTGGAAATGGATTTAACCTAGTTTAAGGCCAATATTCCATTCAACGGAATGTCAAAATTAAACCCCCAAACATTGTTGGAGCACAATGTTAAATTTGACTAAACAAAGGTTTATTGTGTGCTTTCTTCATTGAGCGGAAGGGTTTCTTTGTTTATAGATTTGGTTTTTGGTCAAAGTTTATAGACTTTTATATTAGCTACTGATGTAGCATAGAGTAATGTATATAAGTTAAATTAAGTACAAACTAGAGTAGCATAGTAGCAATACAAGGTCTTTTATAAGGCATAGTAGCAATACAAGGTCCTTTTATAAGGCATAGTAGCAATAAAAGGTCTTTTATAAGGCATAGTAGCAATACAAGGTCCTAAATAAGTCCAAACTAGAGTCCAAATTTCTTAACCTTGTGCTTGAGAGTTGAGATATTGAATGCATGTTTGATTTATGTTGAACTCAACTCTAATTTAGACAGCCAGAATCTTTGTTCTCCAATGATGTATTGGGCCATGGGATGTGTATTTTACCGTGTACATGTATGTATTAAATAAGTATATATGAGGTTTTTTAAATGTTTGCAAAGAGATAGATGTACACAAAATATTATGATAGAATATGAAAATTTTCACATGAGAAGATCATAATATGATGTTATCATATTTCATGATGAATTAATAGAGTAGCTGATTGGTTAGCTTGTTTGCATGTATTAGATCATCCTCCACGGGGTTGTTGAATGACTTTCATTCACGTGGTCTACCTTTTTAGGACTTTTGGCTctcttttaataattttttttaatgtgtttTGACAAGAGGACACATTATATATTTGCTCCTATAAAATAGAATTTCTGGATCCGTGACTGACTAAATAGAAAAAGAGTCCGTAACCTCAGAACTATCCCTCGTGATCAACCTATGAGTTTATGACACTCTTGGCTCTCCCACCTGGTACAGAGAAGCTGAGTAACAACaaaaagaggaaacatgataATATTAAAATCGGTTTCTTCTTATTCCCTACCCTCCATTAAAATATATCTCCTATCCTCCACTCATTTGAACCAACACACACCTAAAAGTGACTTGGCAAAAACATGTTGAATTTGACATTTGGTGGAAAACACACTATCTACAAACTTCCAACAGCGAAATTGTAAAATTCACAGCTAGTTGTAGTTCACAACTGAAATAGATGACAATAATTAACATGTTCTCCCAACCCCACTCTGTTTCTTGCTCCGTTGTATTTTAGCTTGTAGCAGTAGGGTAAAGGATAGCCGGCTAAACCCTCTTGCTTGTTTCGAATACCCTGGACGTGAATGATGCTAAATGAATGTCGCGTACGTGAAAGCTTAACAACCACCAAAGCCAGAAATGTTGTTGTCTACACATGTCACAAGCTGCTTCCATGTCTCTCTCATTCGTTCCTTTCTTATATATCAATTATCATGTTTAGTATTGTTCAAAAAATTATCATGTTTAATTAGTATGACATTTCAATCAACTTAAAACCTTATTTAGCTGctaaaaaactaatttaaaatGTTTGGTAAACGAGCTTATTTTAGTAATTATAGCTTTCTTAATAAGTTAGTTAAGATAGTTTTTAGTTTAAAGCTTAAACTTGTTGTATTTACTAGTATAAGCCCGATGCACAGGGAAAATATTTGATAGTATTTTTTTACGTAACTTAATTAATGTTTTCATTGCATGCATATAGCTATAAACTTTAAAGAACttacaaattaattaattttttttattgacaaGGGTTCGATTCCCACTCAACCTTTTTTGAGTAATATTTCAAAAAGGTACCattttttacaaaataatatgtATTTTAAACAATGTTTGGTGGGTTCAACTCTCTCCTCAAGCTAGGTTTTTTTTGAGATATACTTTCATATATAGGTgtagaaattttaaaatttattttctctaCTATCTTTTAAATTTTGTTGAGACTTAATGTACATTATTATTTTACTTACTAAATTTTATACTACAACTAGTGCAAGAATTAAAACAATTACAATGATATCTTTTTTCTTCACATAGAAAAATGAGTTTTGGAAAACTAATagtcttagaaaaaaaaattgttacaagACGAAAACTAATTATAGTCTTAAAACATaatatcaatatataaatttatcTCAAAAAACTAATAATCAAGAGTGAAAGAATAATTTCTTTTTTGGAATAGAAACACTTTTGAGAatgataaatttaaaaaaaaaactgatgtaaaaaataacttgagaatacaaattttgaaaaaaaatgaaaaagtaaaTTTCCAACAttattttgtttaatttaattttcaattatatatgtggaaataaaaaataacgtGATTGGTCACGTTGTCGTTTGCTATCCACTCAGTACCCTCTTCAGAGTTTCGGCCTTAGGCgagaactaaaataaaaaagtctCCAATCATGAGGTCAGAGATCAAACTATTTTTTgaggagggactaaaatcaaatgaCCTTACAGACTCAGAAACTAATTTGATTATTAATcgttaaaaaaaatgttgagTAGACACTCAATAAGTAAAGATATGAAGTGAGAAAAGGAAGAGATAAGTAATGAATATGGTATATATGatgtgaaaataaaatagagataagaagaaaaattgGATATTGGGTACTATTTCAGCGTTGTTGATGGCAAAATTCGCTTTATAAATAGATTCTAGTTTAAGATGTTTAAAGCATTCTTAGATAAAATGCATTGATAGACTACTGGTAATGATTTATGCACAAATTACTTTCCCTTCCATTTTATCTCCACACATTTGTTTCTTATCTCTATCTGCAATTCATATCACATCACATTTATAGTGTGAGGTGTACAAGtgtgaataaaatatttttgataGATACACCGTTTAGGGATGTGCCTACATGCGATGCCAGAAAATTGAACACAAGCAAATCTTAAGTGGCTAACTTGGCTTGCTCGTGGATCCCAGTCTAAAAAGACATAAGTATTAAAACATCTAATCATAATTGAGTATGTAAAACATCTAATCATAATTGATGTGTTTCAGTAAAATGGCATTGCACTTAGCTCAAACCTTCTTTTAGGTTCAGACATTTTCTAATCATTGACATATTGTTCTTAATCTAGAATAATGCACGCATAGCCAATCTCCCAACTAATTTTTAAAAGTGTGCTTACTTATAATGCAAACTTCTTAGGGATCCTTCAACATGCAATAAATTACTTTCTAACATAAGCAAATAATAAGCGGTTGGTATTTTAAGACATCAATAAAGCTTAGGTAGTATCATTTTATAAAGAGTAAGTTATTAAAACAGCAACAATCCATCATAGGTCAAAGAGTTATTTAGACATAATGCACTTCAAGCGTGCTTTCAGTAGTGAAAAATTTAACCTAAACAAATCCATCAACAAGAAAGCTCAAGTAGAATCAATGTGTAAATGCTTTCAAGAGATCGATACTTGTCCTTCAAATGCAATGCTTTCTTTACCAGCACGATATCTTAAAGAGCTGGTTAACAATACCTTATAATGTCCAGCCAATGAAACAACCCACTAACAAGCTTAGGAGGAAACAGAGATTGATACAGCAACACTCCAAAATGCATAGCAGGAGGATGAAAATCTGACTTTAAAAGGACATCAAACCCGCCAACCAAGGCACCACCACCTTCCCCCACAAGTACTATTCCAACGAAAGGAACTCAGAAGCCACCCTCAGCCAAGGAACTCAGCCACCATACGTACTGCTAAGGAAACACCTCCATTGCTACTCTTCTCAACCCAGATTTGCAATGATCTGGGTTTGGAGCTCCCTATCCGACCATCTGAACACCAAACAAAGTTCTTTCCCTAAAGAACAAACATATTCAGCTCAGCTCTTTCTTCGATGATGTCTTTGTCAATGTTCTCCTCCTCTCCCGCAAAGTCTTCCGACTACGAACCATACTACCTGCAATATCAAATTGGTTAATGTGTTCAAAATTTTCATCTACCGGTGTCGTAATTCTAATAATCAACTTCTCACATCATAAACTATGGAAGACTATCTCTTACTAACAATGTTAAATAAGGTGCCCTCAAACTATACattacatatacataaaaacATATACATCTTtggcttacctaaaaaaaaacatatacatAAAAACAATATGGCCTAAAATAgtaaaatcataaaaagagaCGGGAAAAAAACATTCAAGGGACATAAACATCCAAATGAGGAAATCAAAGGAAACACAAGGGCATAGAGCCAAAATGTGCTTATCAATTGTTTCAATGATCAGAGTTCAAATATAAGTTTAATTTTCCAAAGAAGTTCATAGTCTTCTTACATATGATTCATTTTCAAATAATGGCTTTCTATTTGCAACAAATGAGCTACTGAATAATTTTTTAGAAAATTTGATACAAAACAGTGAGATCATTATGAAGTAAATACCCACTGACTTTATATTGAGGTAGACTTTGAATGAATTGATTTCTCCTCATCCATGGAGTTCATGGACTAATCTCAATATTGCAAGTTAACGAACTCGAAAAAATAGTAGACCTTGCGCCTACAAACATAAGATACAAAACAAGTTAGTGGTAAATGAGAAATAAAAGCTAAAACACATTATTTGGATGTAAATGTCATATCCACTTAATGCCTCAATTTCAACATAAGTTTTTGTTTGAAATTCTAAAGTACCTGAAGATTAAGACCCAAACCCAAGTACAATAGTTTTTCTTTCCATTGGTGAAGAATAAAGAACCGAATCATATGTTCATACATTATTCTTAAATCTTTAATTATAAAtgtaataaagataaaaaatacataaatataaaaatggaTTTATATGCAAATCCTTACCCAAATGTTATGAACTTTATAAACTTTCGTGGAGAACCCCATAGGACCGATTCTCAAATTGAAGAGATCTGAACCTATGGCGCCAAGTTGTAAATATGATGAAAAAGTGGGCATCCATATAACTATCTTCGCTGAGCGAAATACTTAAAGTTGTCACGGAATATTAAAGGCTATATAGTGCAGACCCTTCATTGGTGAAATTTGTCATCTGTTGGTAAAATAAGttatctgaattttttttggtaagccaatattgatttttttttggaaacaaaAACTTTATTGATAAAGAAAGGGGACCTAGAGCATAAAGGTAGCTCAAGGAACCAAGAACAAACAAAGAACCAAGGGTCCACAAGAGGGGATCACAAGGCCAAATAAAAAGAAAGTACACAGATACAAAGCAAAAGAGAAATCCATAGAGCATAAAGAAACAATACAGAGGACGAGACATTCAAGAGAACCCAGCACAAAACCAAAACACCAAACCTGTAGGGAGCCAGCAAGATCAGCCCCAATAAACCAAACCACGTGGAAAACAACAGCAAGAAGGCATGGCACGTAGCACATGATAATGGCCACAGCAAGATGAGATAATAAAGAACCAGTGCAGAGTACCAGAAACATTAGCAAAGAAGCAGCAGGGAACATGCAGGGAAGCAAAAAGTCTAAGAGTAAAGGAGAATCAAATCAGCTTCTCCCATAGAGGCTCCGAACGGTCACACCCTGACTTCGCAAGTTCATCAGCCTCACCATTTGCTTCACGAAGTGTATGAACCACACCCACACACGCTACTTCCTTCATAATCCAATCAATGGCGTTCAGATCATTGAGAAGTGCCAAAGGTCTGTTGGACTTGAGACGAACCCAACCCACAGCAAGTGAAGAATCACTTTCAACCAAGACCTGAGAGAAGCCAAATTCTTTGGAGAACTTCAGCGCTAGCAGAATAGCTTTAACTTCAGCCTGATAAGCACATAGAACCCCCAATGATTTAGAGAACCTGCCCAAGACAGCACTCTCCGCATTCCTTAGAATGCCACCAGCCCCACTAATGCCGGGGGAGCCTCTAGCAGATCcatcaacattaaatttgagGATATTTGCCTCCGGAGGGCACCAGACACAATTTCTCACCATCTGCATCTTCCCCACAGTTTtaatgttttcaaaattttgataGAAATCAGTAGTAGAGTAGGGACATCCTTTCCACCATGCTTTCGTCCACCACATAACCCTCATCAAGTGCAAGTCCCACACATTCTCATAAATAAACTCCTTTTGATTGAAAACCAAATCATTCCGAGCTAGCCAAATTGACCATACCACTGCACATGGCACTAGCTCCCATAACACTCGATCAGATTTTGCACGGAGCGAGGGCCATTCCTTGAGTAAATCACCAACAGAACCTGGAACGCACCATTGAACCCCATCTCTAGCCAAAATGGAATTCCAGAATCTCCAGGATTTATCACACCATAACATCAGATGCTGGACAGATTCAATAGCTGTATATTGATAGAATAGGATAATAGGAATAATGTATTTATTCTATTTCCTGTAATTAGGTTTAGTCATTATTATTTAGTCAACTGTATTTTGTATAAATACCCTGTCTATTATCAATAATAAGCACGGAATTGATTCCTTACATGGTATCATTGAGCAGGTTCAAATCCACTTTTCtgacctaatttttttttttaatttccttcTTCCTTCTACCTTACTGCTTCCGCCCCTTTCCTCCTAACCAGCCGCCGCCGCACCACTCCTTCCATTTGTGCTGCAGCCGCCGCTGCCTTCTCCAGCCGTCGCGCCCTCCGTCGCGCCGCCGTCCTGCACCACCGCGTGCCTCCTCACTGCCTCTGCCTGCAGCGCCGTCGTCCCTTGGAGAGCATCTTTACTCTCGCGTTTCTGTCCCTCTTCCTGAGCCAGTTCCATGCGCCGCCACTCTCTAAGGCCGCACCGCTCCTGGATCGCCGCCGCCGACAGCCGTCCTAGCCGTCGCGACCCTTGCCCGTCGCGCCCAAGACTGCCGCTTCGCTCGTTGCACGCTATCCTCTCCTACCCGACAGCATCAGATCCGGGTCAAACAAACCTGCCTGACTCGTTTTGCAAGCCCAAGCTTCAGCGAACCGGACCGGCCCAACCAGCAGGATCAATGGCTGATACTGATTCTACCACGGGTTCTCCCATTGGCGACACCACTATGGTTCCCACGCCGACGGCGCCGTCGTCCTCCCCTGCCAAGTCGGATTTCCATCCGGCCCTTGCCGtcaccaatatcaaaaacaacattcctTTCAAACTTGAGATTGACAAGGATCATTATGCTTTGTGGGCTGAATTGTTTGAAACTCATGCTCACGCCACTCAAGTCCTCCACCACATCATTCCTCAAGCTGACATGAAGCCTCCTGCGCGCACCGATGCTTCCTATGCccggtgggccactcttgactcTACTGTCAAACAGTGGATTTATTCCACCATCTCCTTTGACCTTCTCTCCACTGTTATGGAGAAAGGTTCTACTGCTATGGCTACTTGGAACCGTATAGCGTCTATGTTTGAGGACAATCAGAACTCTCGTGCTGTCGCTCTCGACCAGGATTTCATCTCCACTCGCATGGAGAATTTTCCTAATGTTTCAGCCTATTGTCAGCGTCTGAAACATATCTCTGATCAGTTGCGGAATGTTGGTGCCCCAGTCAGTGACCATCGTCTTGTTCTCCAGTTGGTCACTGGTCTCATTGAGCCTTTCCGTGGAGTTGCCACCCTGATCCGTCAGAGCGAGCCTTTGCCTTCTTTCCTTAAGGTCCGCTCCATGCTGATTTTAGAGGAATCTGGTCTCGCCAAGATGTCAGGCCCTGCCTCTCCGACTGCTTTGCACACCTCTGCTTCCCGTCCACATGCCTCCGTTGCCTTCTCTCAGCAGCGACCCACCTACCGCAGCGATCAGGGACACTCCAACCATCGTTATGGGTCAGGGCACAATCGGAATTATCAGGGTGGTTCTGGTAAACCTAAGAAGAAAGGTGGCTC is a window of Lotus japonicus ecotype B-129 chromosome 5, LjGifu_v1.2 DNA encoding:
- the LOC130718370 gene encoding deSI-like protein At4g17486, which produces MLCKLVPLPRKKKPGSVPVYLNVYDLTPINGYAYWLGLGVYHSGVQVHGVEYGFGAHERSTTGIFEVEPGHCPGFTFRKSVYIGSTDLGAKDVRALMEKLAAEYPGNTYHLIQKNCNHFCNDVCNKLTGKSIPRWVNRLARLGFLCNCVLPPSLNEKKVGPAALTNRIPEEGKNKMRSQSTRHEASSNPPLSASRRRCLSPPSSVINGSASSTLTVK